A region of Rhodohalobacter barkolensis DNA encodes the following proteins:
- a CDS encoding tetratricopeptide repeat protein, whose amino-acid sequence MISNYLNLSFIKLPVVILSALLLNSCGSEIAPYVDDTSQAWEMLDQERTQALAALEQNPGNDELMRLIELGLWEDLRAFLDENTEESHQLAEANLLFKQHRYSDAEEIVNRLIEADSENRDSHLLNAKLKIQAWLLDEADEIAVELLSEDSRDAGAALIHGQVALLNRDYDEALEWAQKVQNWNPDDAGGYLLEAEARFWDQNPAAAEPSLRKALSINPFNADARFSYGYAIWRRVDATLLDDMAAHWNIAFEINPLHYLAHWHFGNGHTNLTYTDYAHPTDDDVRGRLDQVEELIWQEDLDQAIALTHEIEDEFPESVLPTMTRGSIYYMYYDMDRDARLDLAQTTFETILERKQNYGPAHNGLAAVIKQRQFEYLYGFEELQQEIDTTEVPEEGSEFYNIFKDAKYYPGDRVTKMIAQQIGPSEAYLPLIDKLDSDFAIPPLHIDLAEAMGRNYFRHGTTFDNRQWMDIRGVGSGATGFEYLERGAHWERNVLAHEYAHLYHGRILTDKESRRIRALYHKARENNRTLDYYANNNEGEFFAQGYAGFLSEKKVHPLNHKSMNTREYIRGKDPDYYAFLDSLLQKQKDYVAGETQLFNDNWSQTYLTLAEGSRGNNLELAAAYLDTALTYSITYQPSLLEYSEVYAELGDFDAARDKLNEATRIDESYGPVYSTEAFIIHREALQGRKTFDEALEEQVPLLQHAYDIDNDLAEKANVNRRLRERYRDYGRFDKAIEAAEYYAENGPEISTYLRDRKEAADAFARNLRSQIGYSAEVSDFFSDLVAQNPQNFGYRLMFADLLYRMSDLDNSLRVLEEGQGILASANENRMDYQLRIARINIIRDNLSGVDEVVETAEEMDLNLDDQLLLARMYANIDQLEKGMAIVENLEGNIPVEIAEISYTRGYLAKFAGNAEQAESEFKTALSHTPYHISARVHLADLLQDQGRDDEANIIRSEAENLPVPLGPDF is encoded by the coding sequence ATGATTTCAAATTATTTGAACCTTTCCTTTATTAAGCTGCCAGTAGTTATTCTGTCAGCGCTGCTACTTAATTCATGCGGATCTGAAATTGCACCCTACGTGGATGATACCTCTCAGGCTTGGGAAATGCTTGACCAGGAACGCACACAGGCATTGGCTGCTTTGGAGCAAAATCCTGGTAATGATGAACTGATGAGATTAATTGAATTAGGCCTTTGGGAAGATCTCCGGGCTTTTCTTGATGAAAATACAGAAGAATCCCATCAGCTTGCAGAAGCAAATCTACTGTTCAAGCAGCATAGGTACTCAGATGCAGAAGAAATTGTTAATCGGTTGATTGAAGCCGATTCGGAAAATCGCGATTCTCATCTGCTGAATGCAAAATTAAAAATACAGGCCTGGTTGTTGGATGAGGCTGATGAGATCGCAGTAGAATTACTTTCAGAAGACAGCCGTGATGCCGGAGCCGCATTGATTCACGGGCAAGTTGCACTCTTAAACCGGGATTATGATGAGGCACTGGAATGGGCTCAAAAAGTTCAGAACTGGAATCCAGATGATGCCGGCGGTTATCTTTTGGAGGCTGAGGCAAGGTTTTGGGATCAGAATCCTGCTGCAGCTGAACCGTCACTAAGAAAAGCACTGAGTATCAATCCATTCAACGCTGATGCCCGTTTCAGTTACGGTTACGCTATCTGGAGAAGGGTGGACGCCACACTGCTTGATGATATGGCAGCTCACTGGAACATCGCATTCGAAATCAATCCACTTCACTACCTGGCTCACTGGCATTTTGGAAACGGCCACACGAACCTCACATATACTGATTATGCACATCCTACGGACGATGACGTTCGGGGACGGCTGGACCAGGTCGAAGAGTTGATCTGGCAGGAAGATTTAGATCAGGCAATTGCATTAACACATGAAATTGAAGATGAATTTCCAGAATCTGTTTTGCCTACAATGACGCGCGGCTCTATTTACTATATGTATTATGATATGGACAGAGATGCCCGCCTGGATTTGGCTCAAACAACATTTGAAACTATTCTGGAACGCAAGCAAAACTATGGCCCGGCTCATAATGGACTTGCTGCAGTCATCAAACAAAGACAGTTTGAGTATCTGTATGGTTTTGAAGAACTCCAGCAAGAAATTGATACTACAGAAGTACCAGAAGAGGGTTCAGAGTTCTACAATATTTTTAAAGATGCTAAATACTATCCGGGCGATCGTGTAACCAAAATGATTGCCCAGCAGATTGGCCCAAGTGAAGCTTACCTGCCGCTGATTGATAAACTGGATTCTGATTTTGCCATTCCGCCACTGCACATTGATTTGGCTGAAGCAATGGGAAGAAATTACTTCAGGCACGGAACAACATTTGATAATCGTCAGTGGATGGATATTCGCGGAGTGGGAAGTGGTGCAACGGGTTTTGAGTATCTGGAAAGAGGAGCACACTGGGAGCGAAATGTACTCGCTCATGAGTATGCTCACCTGTATCACGGCAGAATATTAACGGACAAGGAAAGTCGCCGAATCCGGGCACTTTACCACAAAGCCCGGGAAAACAACCGCACATTAGATTACTACGCAAACAACAATGAAGGGGAATTTTTTGCCCAGGGATATGCAGGATTTCTATCGGAGAAAAAGGTGCACCCGCTGAATCATAAATCTATGAATACGAGGGAGTATATCAGGGGAAAAGATCCTGATTATTACGCATTTTTGGATTCGCTGCTGCAAAAACAGAAGGATTATGTTGCGGGAGAAACACAATTGTTTAATGATAACTGGTCCCAGACCTATCTGACACTTGCAGAGGGATCTCGGGGTAATAATTTAGAACTTGCAGCCGCATATCTCGATACGGCACTGACGTACAGCATCACTTATCAGCCTTCTTTGCTGGAGTATTCTGAAGTGTATGCAGAATTGGGAGATTTTGATGCAGCCCGCGACAAATTGAATGAAGCCACTCGGATTGATGAAAGCTATGGGCCTGTGTACTCTACAGAAGCGTTTATTATTCACCGGGAAGCACTCCAGGGGAGAAAAACATTCGATGAAGCACTGGAAGAACAGGTACCTTTGCTGCAGCATGCATACGATATTGATAATGATCTGGCTGAAAAAGCTAATGTAAACCGCCGGCTGAGGGAGCGCTACAGAGATTACGGAAGATTCGATAAAGCTATTGAGGCAGCCGAATATTATGCAGAAAATGGTCCGGAAATATCTACCTATCTACGAGACCGTAAAGAAGCTGCCGATGCATTTGCCCGAAATCTGAGAAGTCAGATTGGTTATTCAGCTGAAGTATCAGATTTCTTTTCAGATCTGGTTGCTCAAAATCCACAGAACTTTGGTTACAGATTAATGTTTGCTGACTTGCTTTACCGAATGAGTGATCTTGATAACTCCCTACGCGTGCTTGAAGAAGGCCAGGGAATACTGGCATCGGCAAACGAAAATCGAATGGATTATCAGCTCAGAATTGCGCGTATAAACATCATCCGGGATAATCTGTCAGGTGTAGATGAAGTTGTAGAAACTGCAGAGGAAATGGATTTGAACCTGGATGATCAATTATTGCTGGCACGAATGTATGCAAATATCGATCAGTTAGAAAAGGGTATGGCAATTGTTGAGAATTTAGAAGGAAATATACCGGTAGAAATAGCCGAGATATCATATACTCGCGGATATCTTGCTAAATTTGCCGGAAACGCCGAACAGGCAGAATCAGAATTTAAAACAGCTCTTTCTCATACACCCTATCATATTAGCGCCAGGGTTCATCTTGCAGATCTGTTACAGGATCAGGGCAGAGATGATGAAGCCAATATAATCCGAAGTGAAGCGGAAAATTTACCTGTTCCACTCGGACCTGATTTTTAA
- a CDS encoding amidohydrolase family protein, producing MKTFTTLLSVFMVIAFSGLLSAQTNPAPDRVEGEGPYERLIIRGATMIEGSGYPAMGPVDIVIEGNRIEEVRTVGYPGVPIDEDGRPDGATHEIDASGMYVLPGFVDMHVHAGGAPKNPDAEYAYKLWLAHGVTTVRGVPLGEMDFALSESRRSANNEITAPRIYEYHRPGGGGWEGQIRAPEDAREWVRWAADKGIHGLKLGSEKPEIMEALIDEAKKHGLGTTAHLAQTGVAQMNARDATAIGLETVTHFYGHFESLLKDNAVQDFPYYHNHQNEQHRFGQVARLWDQIHEPGSEEWNALLQHYLDNNVTMDPTMTIYEAGRDVMRARNADWHEKYTLPSMWKFYTPDRRAHGSYWFDWTTFDEVAWKNYYKRWMQLINDYKNMGGRVTTGSDSGFIYDLYGFGFVEELELLQEAGFTPLEVIQAATYNGAQTLHDPTGEPIQFGRISEGLLADLVLLEENPLQNLKVLYGTGAVRLDDNNQVERVGGVKYTIKDGIIYDAKQLLEDVARMVEEQEREMGLKESY from the coding sequence ATGAAAACATTTACTACTTTATTATCTGTGTTTATGGTGATAGCTTTTTCCGGGCTGTTATCTGCACAAACGAATCCGGCTCCGGATCGAGTCGAAGGGGAAGGTCCATACGAAAGACTGATAATTCGGGGCGCGACTATGATTGAAGGTTCGGGATACCCGGCTATGGGTCCTGTTGATATCGTTATTGAAGGTAACAGAATTGAAGAAGTAAGAACGGTGGGTTATCCCGGAGTACCGATAGATGAAGACGGCAGGCCAGACGGCGCTACTCATGAAATAGATGCTTCGGGTATGTACGTATTGCCTGGTTTTGTTGATATGCATGTCCACGCTGGTGGTGCACCCAAAAACCCGGATGCAGAATATGCCTATAAACTATGGCTTGCTCATGGTGTGACAACGGTTAGAGGAGTGCCTCTTGGAGAAATGGATTTTGCACTAAGTGAAAGCCGCAGAAGTGCAAACAATGAAATTACAGCTCCAAGAATTTATGAATATCACCGCCCGGGCGGAGGAGGTTGGGAAGGGCAGATTAGAGCGCCAGAAGATGCCCGAGAATGGGTTCGTTGGGCTGCTGATAAGGGAATTCATGGTTTAAAACTTGGATCCGAAAAGCCTGAAATTATGGAAGCTCTGATTGATGAAGCTAAGAAGCATGGATTAGGAACTACAGCTCACCTTGCTCAGACTGGTGTGGCTCAGATGAATGCAAGAGATGCTACTGCTATTGGTCTTGAAACTGTTACTCACTTTTATGGACATTTTGAATCGCTATTAAAGGATAACGCTGTTCAGGATTTCCCATACTATCACAATCATCAGAATGAACAGCACAGATTTGGTCAAGTAGCACGTCTTTGGGATCAAATTCATGAACCTGGAAGCGAGGAATGGAATGCATTGTTACAGCACTACCTTGACAATAATGTTACAATGGATCCTACAATGACTATATATGAAGCCGGTCGAGATGTAATGCGTGCAAGAAATGCAGACTGGCATGAAAAGTATACACTGCCCTCTATGTGGAAATTTTACACTCCTGACAGAAGGGCTCACGGTTCTTATTGGTTTGATTGGACAACCTTTGATGAAGTTGCGTGGAAAAATTATTACAAACGTTGGATGCAATTGATCAATGACTATAAAAATATGGGTGGACGTGTTACCACGGGTTCAGACTCCGGATTTATCTACGATCTGTATGGATTCGGATTTGTAGAAGAATTGGAATTATTGCAGGAAGCCGGTTTTACTCCACTTGAAGTCATTCAGGCTGCAACCTACAATGGTGCTCAAACTTTGCACGATCCAACAGGTGAACCCATTCAATTCGGGCGAATTAGTGAGGGCTTACTTGCTGATCTTGTTTTACTTGAAGAAAACCCACTGCAAAACTTGAAGGTACTGTACGGCACCGGAGCTGTCAGGCTTGATGACAACAATCAAGTTGAACGGGTAGGCGGTGTAAAATATACTATCAAAGATGGTATCATTTATGACGCCAAACAACTTCTTGAAGATGTTGCCAGAATGGTTGAAGAGCAGGAAAGAGAAATGGGCCTGAAAGAGTCCTATTAA
- a CDS encoding DUF885 family protein — protein sequence MIKIMLTINYKKTITGLMALFVLSGALHAQSNEDSAKLTDLVSKVSQISVPTKSESEYQRALEAYKNIEQELQDVGYAQLGLDEQVDYELLQSHLKTNIYEIENVELYKLHPVSYIVLGATNRLFIRPGAIADRGVQRAIDELKRLPEILENGKENLTEPARVWTENTLYQIYYAKLMLQDYVPNAVVDNAELKNELIASAEIAYEAIIDFETWLDDVLLPRSVESAAWDPDHINFFIHNQEELTHYTVESMLQVALEEEKSVMAEMEALADSIHPSGDLHTVWENMKEEAPPWEGVLPMAQSFVDMASDWLKSEGDHVVTIPDYIDYGARITPPMARRTLSFGGATGGPTVAGRQSGYYILTPLEDRLSSEEKSSRIKSYNPYWTHVISYHEWLGHNVQDAAASEHVERPMRKVFRAPYFGQAWSFYLERMLEEEGYYDDRLDYITALKTRMARLQMRMWRVQRIVTKLKMSLGEMTFDEALDAYIEKIGMEPTNAFIEVQRDSQTPYPPGREIIGEMEIIELRNEYKQRMGEHYTLKNFNDNLLTYGYLTFRQIERLMFNK from the coding sequence ATGATTAAAATCATGCTGACTATTAATTATAAAAAAACAATTACCGGATTGATGGCACTATTTGTTCTGTCCGGTGCTTTGCATGCCCAGTCTAATGAGGATTCAGCAAAACTAACTGATTTAGTCAGCAAAGTTTCTCAAATTTCTGTTCCCACCAAAAGCGAATCTGAATACCAAAGAGCGCTTGAAGCATATAAAAACATCGAACAAGAATTACAGGATGTTGGCTATGCTCAACTTGGACTCGACGAACAGGTAGATTATGAATTGTTACAGTCACACCTGAAAACAAATATTTATGAAATTGAAAACGTAGAACTCTACAAACTTCACCCGGTATCATATATAGTTCTTGGAGCTACAAACAGACTTTTTATAAGACCGGGGGCAATTGCCGATCGAGGTGTTCAACGTGCTATTGATGAGCTGAAAAGATTGCCTGAAATTTTAGAAAATGGAAAAGAAAATCTGACAGAGCCAGCCCGGGTATGGACTGAAAATACCCTCTACCAGATTTACTATGCCAAGTTAATGTTGCAGGATTATGTGCCTAATGCAGTTGTAGATAATGCTGAATTAAAGAATGAGTTGATTGCATCGGCCGAAATTGCTTATGAAGCTATTATTGATTTCGAAACATGGCTTGATGATGTATTATTGCCGCGTTCAGTTGAAAGTGCGGCCTGGGATCCAGACCATATAAACTTTTTTATTCATAACCAGGAAGAACTCACTCATTATACGGTAGAATCCATGCTGCAGGTAGCACTTGAGGAAGAAAAAAGTGTAATGGCTGAGATGGAAGCGCTTGCTGATAGCATTCACCCATCCGGAGATTTGCACACAGTCTGGGAAAATATGAAAGAAGAAGCTCCACCATGGGAAGGAGTATTGCCTATGGCACAAAGTTTTGTTGATATGGCAAGTGACTGGCTGAAAAGTGAAGGCGACCACGTAGTTACAATTCCTGATTACATCGATTACGGCGCCAGAATTACCCCCCCTATGGCTCGGAGAACCCTATCGTTTGGCGGGGCTACAGGCGGTCCAACAGTTGCAGGCAGGCAATCAGGCTACTATATATTAACTCCTTTGGAGGACAGATTAAGTTCTGAAGAAAAATCCAGCAGAATCAAGTCTTATAATCCTTACTGGACACATGTAATTTCTTATCACGAATGGCTCGGGCATAATGTGCAGGATGCTGCAGCAAGCGAACATGTTGAGCGACCTATGAGAAAGGTTTTCAGAGCCCCGTATTTTGGGCAGGCTTGGTCATTTTATCTTGAAAGAATGCTCGAAGAGGAGGGGTATTATGACGACAGACTGGATTATATAACCGCGCTGAAAACACGGATGGCAAGACTGCAAATGAGAATGTGGCGTGTGCAGCGAATTGTGACGAAGCTGAAAATGTCACTCGGTGAAATGACCTTTGACGAAGCCCTTGACGCTTACATTGAAAAAATTGGAATGGAACCTACGAATGCATTTATAGAAGTTCAGCGTGACAGCCAGACTCCATATCCGCCCGGAAGAGAAATTATCGGGGAGATGGAAATTATTGAGTTGCGAAATGAGTATAAACAACGAATGGGTGAACATTATACATTGAAAAACTTCAATGATAATCTTCTCACATACGGATATCTGACTTTCAGGCAAATTGAAAGGCTGATGTTTAATAAGTGA
- a CDS encoding amidohydrolase family protein, translated as MENEINVFKRRGLSLGKYARIMMLGLATVVFSGLSGSVDAYNDSDVSDKDKKNETSTVSISNELAEGPYDRLVIRNAMVIPGHGGPPGGPYDIVIEGDEITEMIPFDPVSAERRDDLQRPEGDRIIDGTGKYVMPGMIDLHMHLRQDPMEIEYVYYTKLAHGVTTMVPAPDRGLNSAMEEAEKSANNEIIAPRMFPIWGWGSNTDFDREFLENPDNAPEVAAEMFSKGAHVVSVGSLGWNQALLGAVAKAVTDAGGITTYHIPPSTTSVTQAVDAARLGVTMIEHHYAYAESSLDRQVQDYPRDYNYDDENARFRHAGKVWTEANRERLLGEVADSLYEYGVHMLPTRVVYEANRDILRASSLPWHEKYTHQSLIEWNLPNPAFHGSYHYDWTSDDEYYWYEAFDLWGKLIFEFNKRGGHVSYGTDDNYIWATPGFSNVRELQLLRESGMHTLEVLKAATQNSAVTLRQDKLGLVRPGYKADLIIVDESPMKNMRNLYSFGSINTDQNGEMYRTKGIVHTIKAGVVHENAKLMEEVARMVKESKDGVPKENIMNSPFLTD; from the coding sequence ATGGAAAATGAGATAAACGTTTTTAAAAGAAGAGGTTTAAGCCTCGGTAAGTATGCTAGAATAATGATGCTTGGCCTGGCTACGGTCGTATTTAGCGGTTTGTCAGGCTCTGTTGATGCTTATAATGATTCAGATGTATCAGACAAAGACAAAAAAAATGAGACCTCTACAGTAAGCATTTCTAATGAACTCGCTGAAGGTCCCTATGACAGGCTTGTGATTAGAAATGCAATGGTCATACCAGGACATGGAGGACCTCCCGGCGGACCTTACGATATAGTAATTGAAGGGGATGAAATTACAGAAATGATTCCATTCGATCCCGTTTCAGCCGAGCGTAGAGATGATCTTCAGCGACCTGAAGGAGATCGAATTATCGACGGAACCGGCAAATATGTAATGCCCGGTATGATTGATCTGCATATGCACTTGAGGCAGGATCCAATGGAAATTGAATATGTCTATTATACCAAACTGGCACATGGGGTCACAACAATGGTACCGGCTCCCGATCGTGGATTAAATTCCGCTATGGAAGAAGCTGAGAAAAGTGCTAATAATGAAATTATTGCTCCGCGCATGTTTCCTATTTGGGGATGGGGCAGCAATACAGATTTTGACAGGGAGTTTTTGGAAAACCCTGATAATGCACCTGAAGTTGCTGCTGAAATGTTTTCTAAAGGGGCACATGTAGTAAGCGTTGGAAGCCTTGGGTGGAACCAGGCACTTTTAGGTGCAGTAGCAAAAGCTGTTACGGATGCCGGCGGGATTACAACTTATCATATTCCACCCTCTACAACTTCTGTTACCCAGGCTGTGGATGCAGCACGTCTTGGAGTTACAATGATTGAACATCATTATGCTTATGCTGAGTCATCACTGGATCGTCAGGTACAGGATTATCCAAGAGATTACAACTACGATGATGAAAATGCACGATTCCGGCATGCAGGTAAAGTTTGGACAGAAGCTAACCGTGAACGTCTTTTAGGAGAAGTGGCCGATTCGCTTTATGAATATGGCGTTCACATGCTTCCAACACGCGTGGTTTATGAAGCAAACAGAGATATTCTTCGTGCTTCAAGCTTACCATGGCATGAAAAATATACCCACCAGTCTCTAATTGAGTGGAATTTACCCAATCCTGCCTTTCATGGATCATATCATTATGACTGGACCTCAGATGATGAATACTACTGGTACGAAGCATTTGATCTCTGGGGCAAATTGATTTTTGAGTTTAATAAGCGGGGAGGTCATGTATCGTACGGAACAGATGATAATTATATATGGGCTACTCCCGGATTTTCAAACGTGCGCGAGCTCCAGTTACTCAGAGAGTCAGGCATGCATACTCTTGAAGTACTGAAAGCAGCTACTCAGAACAGTGCGGTTACACTCAGACAGGATAAGTTAGGTTTGGTCCGTCCGGGCTATAAAGCCGATTTAATTATCGTGGATGAAAGCCCAATGAAAAACATGAGAAACCTGTACTCATTTGGTTCCATTAATACGGATCAAAATGGTGAAATGTACCGGACTAAAGGAATAGTCCATACAATTAAAGCCGGTGTGGTTCATGAAAATGCCAAATTGATGGAAGAGGTTGCCCGAATGGTTAAAGAATCTAAGGATGGTGTGCCGAAAGAAAACATTATGAATAGCCCGTTTTTAACGGATTAA